A part of Candidatus Stoquefichus sp. SB1 genomic DNA contains:
- the recU gene encoding Holliday junction resolvase RecU: MVNYPNMKKKTGLHESLSTSQKHYTAHRGMSLEEDISLSNQYYLEIDKAVIYKKPTPVQIVKVDYPRREAARIVEAYYKTPSTTDYNGLYRGRYVDFEAKETKVKTFPFGNISKHQIEHLQKIIDHGGIAFVIIAFTSLNEVYLIDASYVICDYYHSQRKSMTYERIKSKGHLIAQSYQPRLDYLKVVDRVYFKEDE; the protein is encoded by the coding sequence ATGGTCAATTATCCCAACATGAAAAAAAAGACAGGATTACATGAAAGTTTATCAACTTCTCAAAAACATTATACGGCACATCGTGGCATGTCTTTGGAAGAAGATATCTCATTATCTAATCAATATTATCTTGAAATAGATAAAGCGGTTATATACAAAAAACCTACACCTGTACAAATTGTCAAGGTTGATTATCCACGTAGAGAAGCAGCAAGGATTGTAGAAGCTTATTACAAAACACCTTCTACAACCGATTATAACGGTCTTTATCGAGGACGTTATGTTGATTTTGAGGCCAAAGAAACAAAAGTAAAGACTTTTCCCTTTGGGAATATCTCAAAACATCAAATTGAACATCTACAAAAAATTATTGATCATGGTGGTATTGCATTTGTTATTATTGCATTCACTAGTCTAAATGAGGTATACTTAATTGATGCAAGTTATGTTATTTGCGATTATTATCATTCTCAAAGAAAATCAATGACTTATGAAAGAATCAAATCAAAGGGACATTTGATAGCCCAAAGTTATCAACCACGCCTGGATTATTTAAAAGTTGTAGATAGGGTGTATTTTAAGGAGGACGAATGA
- the pgsA gene encoding CDP-diacylglycerol--glycerol-3-phosphate 3-phosphatidyltransferase, whose translation MNLPNKLTTIRLISVPLFVIIYLIPYQMLGISMPTFDILSTELSLLDIILFIIFVLSAFTDYLDGYLARKNNLVTTFGKFIDPIADKLIVNTALLLLASSQDITIVIPIIMISRDTIVDAIRLVASQKNVVLAASYLGKAKTMTQMIAICILLLHNVVFAAVGIPMDQIMIWLATGISVISGIDYFVKNSQYIMESM comes from the coding sequence ATGAATTTACCTAATAAATTAACAACAATCCGCTTAATTAGTGTCCCATTATTTGTTATTATTTATTTAATACCTTATCAAATGTTAGGCATTTCGATGCCTACTTTTGATATTTTATCTACAGAACTATCACTTTTAGATATTATTTTATTTATTATCTTTGTATTATCTGCTTTTACTGATTATTTGGATGGTTACTTAGCCAGAAAAAATAATCTTGTCACAACATTTGGAAAATTTATTGATCCAATTGCTGATAAGTTAATTGTGAATACTGCTTTATTATTATTGGCTTCATCACAGGATATTACAATTGTGATTCCTATTATTATGATTTCTAGAGATACAATTGTTGATGCGATTCGTTTGGTAGCAAGTCAAAAGAATGTTGTTTTGGCAGCCAGTTATTTAGGCAAAGCCAAGACTATGACACAGATGATTGCAATTTGTATTTTATTATTGCATAATGTTGTTTTTGCAGCTGTTGGTATTCCAATGGATCAGATTATGATTTGGCTGGCAACAGGTATTTCAGTTATAAGTGGTATTGATTATTTTGTTAAGAATAGTCAATATATTATGGAGAGTATGTAA
- a CDS encoding HU family DNA-binding protein, which yields MNKKELIDIVSQKKDLTKKDAEALVDTVFDTMIESILDGDKVLISGFGTFKVNNRKERKGVSPKTKEVMIIPASKTVSFKPSNRLKDAMN from the coding sequence ATGAATAAAAAAGAACTTATTGATATCGTTTCACAAAAGAAAGATTTAACAAAAAAAGATGCTGAAGCGTTAGTAGATACAGTTTTTGATACAATGATTGAAAGTATTTTAGATGGAGATAAAGTCTTGATTTCAGGGTTTGGTACTTTTAAAGTCAATAATCGTAAAGAACGTAAGGGTGTTAGCCCTAAAACAAAAGAAGTTATGATTATTCCAGCAAGCAAGACAGTTTCATTTAAACCTAGCAACAGATTAAAAGATGCGATGAATTAA
- a CDS encoding DnaD domain protein translates to MDELLDYRCVDFKKLLILKAKSIQLTDQECYLLLLIMTLNEIGVRPITPSQISKLCQLPLSKIDETLISLVDKHFISRKNGTLDLRPLEKRLLDHEEVEDTQEIDLIHIFEDAFGRSLSQREVQLINSLKCQGHSDEMIVDALNESVKSGVITFRYIEKILDNWAKYGVKRRYAPMAPKVEKNQVEQNIKDYKWWEEHE, encoded by the coding sequence ATGGATGAATTATTGGATTATCGATGTGTTGATTTTAAAAAGTTATTAATTTTAAAGGCAAAGTCGATTCAATTAACTGATCAGGAATGTTATCTTTTATTGTTAATTATGACATTAAATGAGATTGGAGTAAGACCTATCACACCTTCACAAATTAGTAAATTATGTCAATTGCCTTTATCTAAGATAGATGAAACTTTAATATCTTTGGTAGATAAACATTTTATTTCAAGAAAAAATGGAACACTTGATTTACGTCCATTAGAAAAACGATTGTTAGATCATGAGGAAGTTGAGGATACTCAGGAAATTGATTTGATTCATATTTTTGAGGATGCTTTTGGAAGAAGTTTAAGTCAAAGAGAAGTTCAATTGATTAATTCATTGAAATGTCAGGGACATAGTGATGAAATGATTGTTGATGCATTAAATGAATCAGTGAAATCAGGGGTTATTACTTTTAGATATATTGAAAAAATTCTTGATAATTGGGCTAAATATGGAGTGAAGAGACGTTATGCACCGATGGCACCTAAGGTAGAAAAAAATCAGGTGGAACAAAATATAAAGGATTATAAATGGTGGGAAGAACATGAATAA
- a CDS encoding DivIVA domain-containing protein encodes MANKIQLSPKKILNKQFQIDFKGYSATEVDYFLDTIVEDYETFANMLNDSYEQIERLQKDNEALKAKVSHLEKEKLLQQDNIRSMEENLSSNVDLLKRISSLEKEVYKDKD; translated from the coding sequence ATGGCTAATAAAATTCAATTAAGTCCTAAAAAAATATTAAATAAACAATTTCAGATAGATTTTAAAGGTTATAGTGCGACAGAAGTTGATTATTTTCTTGATACAATTGTAGAAGATTATGAAACCTTTGCTAATATGCTTAATGATTCATATGAACAAATTGAGCGTCTTCAAAAAGATAATGAGGCTTTAAAAGCAAAAGTTTCACATTTGGAGAAAGAAAAGTTATTACAACAAGATAATATTCGTTCGATGGAAGAAAATTTGTCATCGAATGTTGATTTGTTAAAAAGAATTTCAAGCTTGGAAAAAGAAGTTTATAAGGATAAAGATTAA
- the spoIVA gene encoding stage IV sporulation protein A yields MQTIDILKDIGKRCDGDIYLGIVGPVRVGKSSFIKRFMEMAVIPYIDDPDAKIRATDELPQSGEGKMIMTVEPKFVPNQAARIYVEENLGVNIRLVDCVGYVIDGAKGYKDEQGIRYVKTPWYLEAIPFDEAAKIGTQKVIQDHSTIGIVMTCDGSICEIPAHDYVGATDEVIQELKEIGKPFVIVVNSKDPRSIQCSELVEDLKQKHDVPVIPLKVNEMSEEDIAHLLKEALYEFPIHEVKIEVPRWIALMDSSHWLKQTLDEALEQSLQEIKRFRDVESIATHMSEFDFIKKAYLSSIDTSSSSATLRIQERKGLYNEILNEILGQDKFDSAMFLKQMQELMQMQKEYQAYQSAIKMVKQTGYGYALPIMDDIELSEPEVIKQGPRYGMKLVSTASTIHMIKVDIESTFEPIIGSKEQAEAFIQYLQSHGENNKEAIFDCDVFGRKLGDLINEGMRVKLASMNETACIRVHDILSKIVNKGKTNVIAIVL; encoded by the coding sequence ATGCAAACAATAGATATACTTAAAGACATAGGAAAAAGATGTGATGGAGATATTTATTTAGGTATTGTTGGACCAGTGAGAGTTGGGAAATCTTCATTTATTAAACGTTTTATGGAAATGGCTGTTATTCCATATATTGATGATCCTGATGCGAAAATTCGTGCAACTGATGAACTGCCTCAATCAGGTGAAGGAAAAATGATTATGACAGTTGAACCTAAATTTGTTCCTAATCAAGCTGCTCGTATTTATGTTGAAGAAAATTTAGGTGTTAATATTCGATTGGTAGATTGTGTGGGTTATGTCATAGATGGGGCCAAAGGATATAAGGATGAACAGGGTATCCGTTATGTGAAGACACCATGGTATTTGGAAGCTATACCATTTGATGAAGCGGCTAAGATTGGAACTCAAAAAGTGATCCAGGATCATTCGACAATTGGAATTGTGATGACATGTGATGGGTCTATTTGTGAAATACCAGCACATGATTATGTAGGAGCAACTGATGAAGTTATTCAAGAGTTAAAAGAAATAGGAAAACCATTTGTTATTGTTGTTAATTCTAAAGATCCAAGAAGTATACAATGTAGTGAATTGGTTGAAGATTTAAAACAAAAACATGATGTACCAGTTATTCCTTTAAAAGTTAATGAAATGAGTGAAGAAGATATTGCTCATTTACTTAAAGAAGCTTTATATGAATTTCCAATTCATGAAGTGAAAATTGAGGTTCCACGCTGGATTGCTTTAATGGATTCATCACACTGGCTTAAACAAACGTTAGATGAGGCTTTAGAACAATCTTTGCAGGAAATTAAGCGTTTTAGAGATGTGGAAAGTATTGCGACGCATATGAGTGAATTTGACTTTATAAAAAAGGCATATCTCTCATCAATTGATACATCTTCTTCATCTGCCACTTTGCGTATTCAGGAAAGAAAAGGGCTTTATAATGAAATATTAAATGAAATCTTAGGACAGGATAAATTTGATTCAGCAATGTTTTTAAAACAAATGCAAGAGCTGATGCAGATGCAAAAAGAATATCAGGCATATCAGAGTGCTATTAAAATGGTTAAACAAACTGGCTATGGATATGCATTGCCGATTATGGATGATATTGAATTGAGTGAACCAGAAGTTATTAAGCAAGGGCCAAGATATGGAATGAAACTTGTTTCAACTGCTTCTACAATTCATATGATTAAAGTTGATATTGAATCAACATTTGAGCCAATTATAGGTTCAAAAGAACAAGCAGAAGCCTTTATTCAATATTTACAAAGTCATGGAGAAAATAACAAAGAAGCTATTTTTGATTGCGATGTTTTTGGTCGAAAATTAGGTGATTTAATTAATGAAGGTATGCGTGTTAAATTGGCTTCAATGAATGAAACCGCTTGTATTCGTGTGCATGATATTTTAAGTAAAATAGTGAATAAAGGAAAGACAAATGTGATTGCAATAGTTTTATAA
- a CDS encoding zinc metallopeptidase, with amino-acid sequence MPFYYYGMFSNRYYMIGTILVIIAALLAMWAQFKVQSTYSRYKKIPNSRGMTGAQLAREILDSEGLHDIQIFEVNGQLSDHYNPGKKTINLSKDIYQGTSIASLAVAAHECGHAIQYKEKYIPISLRNAILPIANIGQYLGWIAIFIGLIFSRTNVAWFGFFAMCGILAFQVVTLPVEFNASSRALAILKTRYLNEDEYSGARSMLSAAAMTYVAAMISTLMSMLRIFLIILGNSRDD; translated from the coding sequence ATGCCATTTTATTATTACGGTATGTTTTCAAATAGATATTATATGATTGGAACAATTTTGGTTATTATTGCTGCATTATTAGCAATGTGGGCACAGTTTAAAGTGCAATCAACATATTCTCGCTATAAAAAGATTCCCAATTCTCGTGGTATGACGGGAGCCCAATTGGCACGTGAGATTCTTGATAGTGAGGGATTGCATGATATTCAGATTTTTGAAGTCAATGGTCAATTAAGTGATCATTATAATCCTGGAAAGAAAACGATTAATTTATCTAAGGATATTTATCAGGGGACATCAATTGCATCACTTGCAGTTGCTGCACATGAATGTGGACATGCTATTCAATATAAAGAAAAGTATATTCCTATTTCGCTTAGAAATGCAATTTTACCTATTGCTAATATTGGTCAGTATTTAGGATGGATAGCCATCTTCATTGGTTTGATATTTAGTCGTACAAATGTTGCATGGTTTGGTTTCTTTGCAATGTGCGGTATCTTGGCTTTCCAGGTTGTGACACTGCCAGTTGAGTTTAATGCATCAAGTCGTGCACTGGCTATTTTGAAAACACGTTATTTAAATGAAGATGAATATAGTGGAGCACGTAGTATGTTATCAGCCGCTGCAATGACTTATGTTGCTGCAATGATTTCAACACTAATGAGTATGCTTAGAATTTTTCTGATTATTTTAGGAAATTCAAGAGATGATTAA
- the recA gene encoding recombinase RecA, translating to MAEKKVKKTDDPAEKKEKALADAISQIEKQFGKGSVMKLGERVAVDIDVIPTGSLTLDAALGIGGYPKGRIIEIYGPESSGKTTLTLHAIAEVQKQGGRAAFIDAEHAIDPVYAKNLGVNVDELILSQPDSGEQGLAIAETLVKSDAIDLVVVDSVAALVPQVELDGEISDNSVGLQARMMSKAMRRLSGLMNKTSCTIIFINQLREKIGVMYGNPETTTGGRALKFYSSVRIEIRRSEAIKNGSEIVGNKVNIKVVKNKVAPPFKTTSVDIIYGKGIARDGEVIDLAVENNIIDKSGAWYAYQGEKIGQGRENVKIFMAEHPEVMEEVENKLKEIIFAHESVEDEKAVI from the coding sequence ATGGCAGAAAAAAAAGTAAAGAAAACAGATGATCCGGCTGAAAAAAAGGAAAAAGCACTTGCTGATGCAATTAGTCAGATTGAAAAGCAATTTGGTAAAGGGTCAGTTATGAAATTGGGTGAACGTGTTGCGGTGGATATTGATGTTATTCCAACAGGTTCATTAACACTTGATGCAGCGTTAGGAATTGGTGGATATCCTAAAGGCCGTATTATTGAAATTTATGGACCTGAATCAAGTGGGAAAACAACTTTGACATTGCATGCAATTGCAGAGGTACAAAAACAAGGTGGACGTGCTGCTTTTATTGATGCTGAGCATGCAATTGATCCTGTGTATGCAAAAAATTTAGGTGTTAATGTAGATGAATTGATTTTATCACAACCTGATAGTGGAGAACAGGGCTTAGCAATTGCTGAGACACTGGTAAAGAGTGATGCTATTGATTTGGTTGTTGTGGATTCAGTAGCGGCACTTGTACCTCAAGTTGAACTTGATGGTGAAATTAGTGATAATTCAGTGGGATTGCAGGCAAGAATGATGTCTAAAGCGATGCGTCGTTTATCAGGACTTATGAATAAAACATCATGTACAATTATTTTTATCAATCAGTTAAGAGAAAAAATAGGTGTTATGTATGGAAATCCGGAAACAACAACAGGTGGACGTGCTTTAAAATTCTATTCATCAGTTCGTATTGAAATTAGACGTAGTGAGGCCATTAAAAATGGTTCTGAAATTGTTGGAAATAAAGTCAATATTAAAGTGGTTAAAAATAAAGTTGCACCACCATTTAAGACCACTTCTGTCGATATTATTTATGGTAAAGGGATTGCTAGAGATGGTGAAGTTATTGATTTAGCAGTTGAAAATAATATTATCGATAAATCTGGAGCATGGTATGCTTATCAGGGTGAAAAAATTGGACAAGGACGTGAAAATGTAAAGATTTTCATGGCTGAACATCCTGAAGTTATGGAAGAAGTTGAAAATAAGCTTAAAGAGATTATTTTTGCACATGAATCAGTGGAAGATGAAAAAGCGGTAATCTAA
- the nth gene encoding endonuclease III, whose amino-acid sequence MNKEKMQRILDVFDEMYPDAKCELVHQNELQLLIAVMLSAQTTDASVNKLTQNLFQKYQSVEDYANAPLEQLEKDLHTIGLYRNKAKNVKAMAQKLISDFDGDVPCDHDALQTLPGVGRKTANVVISEGFQVPAIAVDTHVERISKRLGIAQKKDSVLTVEKKLQKAVPKERWIKTHHQMIFFGRYHCKAMNPECQNCSLIDICKEPKRKKYL is encoded by the coding sequence ATGAATAAAGAGAAAATGCAACGTATATTAGATGTTTTTGATGAAATGTATCCTGATGCAAAGTGTGAATTGGTTCATCAAAATGAATTACAATTATTGATTGCTGTTATGCTTTCTGCGCAAACTACAGATGCAAGTGTTAATAAACTGACTCAAAATTTATTTCAAAAATATCAAAGTGTGGAAGATTATGCAAATGCACCTTTAGAACAGTTAGAAAAAGATTTACATACAATAGGTCTTTATCGTAATAAAGCGAAAAATGTCAAAGCGATGGCACAAAAATTAATCAGTGATTTTGATGGTGATGTCCCTTGTGATCATGATGCTTTACAGACATTACCAGGAGTAGGGCGTAAAACAGCCAATGTTGTTATTTCAGAGGGTTTTCAGGTTCCGGCTATTGCAGTTGATACACATGTTGAACGTATCTCAAAAAGGCTAGGAATCGCTCAGAAGAAGGATTCAGTTCTGACGGTAGAAAAGAAACTACAAAAAGCTGTTCCTAAAGAACGTTGGATCAAAACACATCATCAAATGATCTTTTTTGGAAGATATCATTGTAAAGCTATGAATCCTGAATGTCAGAATTGTTCTTTGATTGATATTTGTAAAGAACCTAAAAGAAAGAAATATCTATAA
- a CDS encoding transglycosylase domain-containing protein, giving the protein MKKMKLKKKKRTPQEELAKKKRNRKIIKISLLVVVLLVASVGIYLGIGIFDQVKDFSKEKLMNNESSIQVSTNGSEYYSYGQDGVRKNVSYDDIPQVMIDAVVAAEDSRFFEHNGFDLPRIVKALLGNIAAGGITSGGSTITQQVIKKSYYPKEEQTIERKAGEVILAIEATSQTTKEEILELYLNKIYFGYGNKAIGIYAASKYYFDKAVQNLTLPEAALLAGTLNSPNSFDPFKNLALAQKRRDTILYLMFDHGYITKDEYEATKAIPVENTLKSNPISSGGHYQAYADMVTREVYEKTGYDPNSTPMKITTYLNTDLQEKLDDIASGESFKFPDKYMQTGASVQESTTGRVIGVISARDYAPMGTTYAYAASKENAEKDSSFRYGQRNQPGSSLKPIISYASAFEYLNYSTAHYVHDIPYSSGGWTPGNWDGKYHGDVSISEALSSSWNLAAIQTFKEVIDKVGTEKMTNYLSDFGFDMYKENLSLGYAIGAWATGISPEEQAAAYAVIANGGTYIEPHTVASIEILSTGEVINLDETAQKEKKQALSAESAFMIRQVMTDYVKTTNSYSRLNIGLQIGAKTGTSNHDKNAPNKKLVGKNKDLWMAAYSPDYSWSVWVGYTSEAQKKGYFPSGTINTQISALIAKYVHGGKLKNSYPSQPSGVVKASCISGIYPYVSPGEGVPSNRIVSGWFKKGNTPSGTASGAALNSLSAFTATLENGKINVNFAEYDPKSMTEDGTPTKNYGGQNLPYLGDIKQIYGKVVYVVEIADSTGKVIHSEKLSTNAATLNYTLSTPGSYTVTGYYAFESGNGASNKISQTVTVEGVVTPASYTAGTPTTSQISYQVVVPTGSKVTAVLNGVTRELTANGTISFDGLAPSTNYTTTFTETRSDGSTHQLTAHSFKTAEATQVPTTNP; this is encoded by the coding sequence ATGAAAAAGATGAAACTCAAAAAGAAAAAACGAACTCCCCAGGAGGAATTAGCTAAAAAGAAACGAAATCGAAAGATTATTAAGATTAGTCTTTTGGTTGTTGTTTTGCTCGTTGCTTCAGTGGGGATTTATTTAGGAATAGGAATTTTTGATCAGGTAAAGGATTTTTCTAAAGAAAAATTAATGAACAATGAATCATCAATTCAAGTTTCTACTAATGGATCTGAATATTATTCTTATGGACAAGATGGTGTTCGAAAGAATGTCTCTTATGATGATATTCCTCAGGTTATGATTGATGCTGTTGTTGCGGCGGAAGATTCACGTTTCTTTGAGCATAATGGATTTGACTTACCACGTATTGTGAAAGCATTATTAGGAAATATTGCTGCTGGTGGAATTACAAGTGGTGGTTCTACAATTACACAACAGGTTATTAAAAAATCTTATTATCCTAAAGAAGAACAAACGATTGAAAGAAAAGCTGGCGAAGTTATTTTAGCAATTGAAGCAACTTCTCAGACAACTAAAGAAGAAATATTGGAACTTTATTTAAACAAAATTTATTTTGGATATGGAAATAAAGCAATTGGGATTTATGCTGCTTCTAAATATTATTTTGATAAAGCTGTTCAGAATTTAACATTGCCAGAAGCTGCATTGTTAGCTGGAACATTAAACTCTCCAAACAGTTTTGACCCATTTAAAAATTTAGCCTTAGCACAAAAACGTCGTGATACGATTTTATATTTGATGTTTGATCATGGCTATATTACGAAAGATGAATACGAAGCAACCAAAGCGATTCCGGTGGAAAATACATTGAAATCAAATCCTATTTCTTCTGGTGGACATTATCAGGCTTATGCTGATATGGTTACACGTGAAGTTTATGAAAAAACAGGTTATGACCCAAATTCAACACCAATGAAAATTACTACATATCTTAATACTGATTTACAAGAAAAATTAGATGATATTGCAAGTGGTGAAAGCTTTAAGTTTCCTGATAAATATATGCAAACTGGTGCTAGTGTTCAAGAATCAACGACTGGTCGTGTCATTGGTGTCATTTCTGCAAGAGACTATGCTCCAATGGGAACAACATATGCTTATGCTGCAAGTAAAGAAAATGCTGAAAAAGATAGTTCATTTAGATATGGACAAAGAAATCAACCAGGATCTTCTTTAAAACCTATTATTTCCTATGCATCTGCATTTGAATATCTCAATTATTCAACTGCTCATTATGTTCATGATATTCCTTACAGTAGTGGTGGCTGGACACCAGGTAACTGGGATGGAAAATATCATGGTGATGTGTCTATCAGTGAAGCTTTGTCAAGTTCATGGAACTTAGCTGCAATTCAAACATTTAAAGAAGTTATCGACAAAGTCGGTACTGAAAAAATGACAAATTATTTATCAGACTTTGGTTTTGATATGTATAAAGAAAATTTAAGTTTAGGTTATGCAATTGGTGCTTGGGCAACTGGTATTTCACCTGAAGAACAAGCAGCTGCATATGCAGTTATCGCAAACGGTGGAACATATATTGAACCACACACTGTTGCCTCTATCGAAATTCTTTCAACTGGTGAAGTGATTAATTTAGATGAAACTGCTCAAAAAGAAAAGAAACAGGCATTATCTGCAGAATCCGCATTTATGATTCGTCAAGTTATGACTGACTATGTAAAAACTACAAATTCATATTCTCGTTTAAATATTGGATTACAAATTGGAGCAAAAACCGGAACTTCTAACCATGATAAAAATGCTCCTAATAAAAAATTAGTAGGGAAAAATAAAGATTTGTGGATGGCAGCCTACTCACCGGATTACTCTTGGAGTGTTTGGGTTGGTTATACTTCCGAAGCACAAAAGAAGGGATACTTCCCAAGTGGTACAATCAATACCCAAATTTCTGCTTTAATTGCTAAATATGTTCATGGTGGTAAATTAAAGAATAGCTATCCAAGCCAACCTTCTGGTGTTGTTAAGGCAAGCTGTATTTCAGGAATTTATCCTTATGTATCACCAGGTGAAGGTGTTCCAAGTAATCGAATTGTTTCTGGATGGTTTAAAAAAGGAAACACCCCTAGTGGTACTGCTAGTGGTGCAGCGCTTAATAGTTTAAGTGCATTTACTGCCACTTTAGAAAATGGCAAAATTAATGTTAACTTTGCGGAATATGATCCAAAGAGTATGACTGAAGATGGAACTCCAACGAAAAATTATGGTGGTCAAAATCTTCCATATTTGGGTGATATTAAACAAATTTATGGTAAGGTTGTCTATGTTGTAGAAATTGCTGATTCAACTGGAAAAGTCATCCATAGTGAAAAATTAAGTACCAATGCAGCAACGTTAAATTATACATTATCTACTCCGGGTTCTTATACAGTTACAGGATATTACGCATTTGAAAGTGGTAATGGTGCTTCCAATAAAATATCTCAAACAGTCACAGTTGAAGGCGTTGTGACTCCAGCAAGTTATACAGCTGGAACACCAACAACTTCACAAATCAGTTATCAAGTTGTTGTTCCTACAGGCAGCAAAGTAACAGCTGTTCTTAATGGTGTCACACGTGAATTAACTGCTAATGGGACAATATCTTTTGATGGTTTAGCCCCAAGTACGAATTATACAACAACGTTTACGGAAACAAGAAGCGATGGTTCTACCCATCAATTAACTGCTCATTCATTTAAAACAGCAGAAGCTACACAAGTTCCTACAACGAACCCATAA
- a CDS encoding helix-turn-helix domain-containing protein, whose amino-acid sequence MDNLGEYIRRQREAKNLTIEELSAQTKISVAILRDIENGKFDRYKGDEAYVKMYLKKITNILNMDTEMVTQQYVELTREIALEDVKEKEEKEQHNDEVVKKGRKFSFEAPQLARKPSVYEDKSHVTIIRGAIILILVCLVIVVIWYGFYATRSQTKDPEFVPQNQPTVEGDVNTDDQQNQNNDTNTNNNTTTNVDFTRNGRLDFNFKLPEGTEEFTLKIEYNRACWAQMSVNGKSYDEFVSKVYHDYTDENKPDTVELTFKVADFENLRLRNGNNVGHHFYINNQEVPLIEEDSVTGPANLKLTLEKE is encoded by the coding sequence GTGGATAATTTAGGTGAATATATACGTCGTCAAAGAGAAGCAAAAAATCTAACGATTGAAGAACTTTCAGCTCAGACGAAGATTTCTGTAGCTATTTTAAGAGATATTGAAAACGGAAAGTTTGACCGTTATAAAGGCGATGAAGCGTATGTGAAAATGTATTTAAAAAAGATTACAAATATTTTAAATATGGATACTGAAATGGTCACTCAGCAGTATGTGGAGTTAACGCGAGAAATTGCTTTAGAAGATGTCAAGGAAAAAGAAGAAAAAGAACAGCACAATGATGAAGTTGTTAAAAAAGGCAGAAAATTTTCTTTTGAAGCACCACAACTTGCTAGAAAGCCATCAGTTTATGAAGATAAATCTCATGTAACGATTATTCGAGGTGCTATTATTTTAATTCTTGTATGCTTGGTTATCGTTGTTATATGGTATGGTTTTTATGCGACGCGCTCACAAACAAAAGATCCTGAATTTGTACCACAAAATCAACCAACTGTTGAAGGTGATGTAAATACTGATGATCAGCAAAATCAAAATAATGATACAAATACAAATAACAATACAACAACAAATGTTGATTTTACACGTAATGGACGATTAGATTTTAATTTTAAATTACCTGAAGGAACTGAAGAGTTTACCTTAAAGATAGAATATAATCGTGCCTGCTGGGCACAAATGAGTGTTAATGGGAAATCATATGATGAATTTGTTTCAAAGGTTTATCATGATTATACTGATGAAAATAAACCAGATACTGTTGAATTAACATTTAAGGTTGCTGATTTTGAAAATTTACGATTACGTAATGGAAATAATGTGGGACATCATTTTTACATCAATAATCAGGAAGTTCCTTTGATTGAGGAAGATAGTGTAACAGGACCTGCTAATTTGAAATTAACTTTAGAGAAGGAATAG
- a CDS encoding CinA family protein: MEELAQLLIEQGISISSVESFTVGGFANMIGSISGISAVYRGSLVSYQTCIKRDVLKIDEKIIDQFGVVSNEVAGFMAIQGQKMFASDLCISFTGNAGPSAMEGKPVGLIYIAIAYAQKIHTFCFELSGSREEIKKQAILLGIEKILNILKKNEE, encoded by the coding sequence ATGGAAGAATTAGCACAACTATTAATAGAACAAGGTATTTCAATCAGTAGTGTTGAGAGTTTTACCGTCGGTGGATTTGCTAATATGATTGGTAGTATCAGTGGTATTTCAGCAGTGTATCGTGGCAGTTTGGTGAGTTATCAGACATGCATTAAACGAGATGTATTAAAGATTGATGAAAAAATCATTGATCAGTTTGGTGTTGTTTCCAATGAAGTTGCTGGATTTATGGCTATTCAAGGTCAAAAAATGTTTGCTAGTGATTTGTGTATTTCTTTTACTGGAAATGCTGGGCCATCTGCGATGGAAGGTAAACCAGTGGGACTTATCTACATAGCGATTGCATATGCTCAAAAGATTCACACGTTTTGTTTTGAATTGTCTGGAAGTCGAGAAGAGATCAAAAAACAGGCAATTTTATTAGGAATAGAAAAAATATTAAATATTTTAAAGAAAAATGAAGAATAA